tgtgagagagagagggagaggtagCAATCGAGTGAGCGTACAGCTGCGCATGTGTTTGTATCTGTGTATGCCAACAGGTTTTCGTATTTCACAGATACTTGCGAGCAGCGTGCTCTCGTCTCGGCCTCAGTCTCGAAATGTGTGAAATTTCCGTTGTATTCGCAATTAATGTGGCGTTACACACACACTCTTACATACCATTAGATCCAGGGGGATGGTGATGTGGATGGTGCCCCCTCGTGTGTATCTATGTGTGTATCTATGAGATGTCtatgtgtatctgtatctaaaTCAACGATTGGTATGAGTGTACGCTGTGATTTTTGATTGGTTTTCGAACTCTTTCACACGCTTCCCcttcccacacacacacgctttCGAAATGGGAAAAGACGCCCCATTTAGGAGAGTGTGTGGTAGATGGAAATTCTCTTGAAGATATTCTTCTCCATTGAAAGAAAGGCAGGTATTTGATGGAATGGGGAAACCTTTTCTAAGATGAGATACTTGGTTTCTTTCATTCTCAATGATTCCCCGCTGATTTTCACTTTCTATTGCTAAGATATATGTGAAAAAATGTATCTTAACATTGAAATTCAGTCTTAAGATTGGTTTGTATAATGTATCTATAAATACGTCCTTTCATTAGTAATTATCGATCTACATGTATCTGCCACTTTATCCTTCTCCAGTCTATATCTCTATAACTAATCCAATTGTATCTCGTATCTTTTCATGTCACTCTCCAGGCTACAGCAGCAATACACATGAACGACCCAACAACAGCCCGCccccgcagcagcaacagcagcagcagaatcaCAACACGAACACGAACAACAGCagtggcaacagcagcaacaattcgATGCTGCCGCCTGCTGTGCAACAGCAAAGCTCCAGCGACAGtaacaacaccagcaacaacaacaacagcaacaatacgAATccaagcaacaacaataacaacaacaacaacatcgaCTACCAATTGGCCGCCATTTCCGCCATATACCACCAGCATCAGGTGAAAGAGGAGCCCGGAACGCAGAACGGaagcggtggcggcggcggcagtggcGGCTCCTATGCGTCAGGGCCGAATGGTAGCCAGAACGATCCCACCGATCTCAGTAGCTATGGCCTGCCACCGCATCTTGCCGCCGCCTACAGCGGAGGAgcaggcagtggcagcagcagcgggggAGGAGGCACAGCCTCCAATGGGGGCGGAGCGGCGGGGGATGACAGCGATTACCATAGCACCATCTCGACGCAGGAGCACCAGAGCCAGGCCTCGAGCGGAGGCAACGGCagtggcaacaacagcagcggcaacagcaaTGGCTACGGCATGGATGGAAGTCCGGACTTTTACAACTCGTACGGACGGGGACGCTACCACGACTATCCGCCAGAGTTCACGCCATACGATGCCCAGCCTTTCCAGTCGATGGGCGCCCAACCGACGGCCATGGATCAGTGGGGGGCACACACGCACCCACATCCGGCGGCATACATGAGCACCCTAGGGCTGGACAAGTCGCTGCTCGGTGGCTACACGACGCAGGGCGGAGTGCCGTGCTTCACGGGCTCCGGACCCATCCAGCTGTGGCAGTTTCTGCTCGAACTGCTGCTGGACAAGACGTGCCAGAGCTTCATCTCGTGGACCGGCGATGGTTGGGAGTTTAAGCTAACAGATCCAGATGAGGTAAGGCCTTGAAAGGATATCCATGGATGGGCAGCCACTAATCCCCATTGTCTCTCTCCTTTTAGGTGGCACGTCGCTGGGGCATACGCAAGAACAAGCCCAAGATGAACTACGAGAAGCTGAGTCGCGGCCTGAGGTACTACTACGACAAGAACATCATCCACAAGACGGCTGGCAAGCGCTATGTCTACCGCTTTGTCTGCGATCTCCAGAATTTAGTTGGGTAGGTCTCCCATTCTCTTTTAGAACCCTCTTCAAAACAGTAGCTAATGAATGTATCTTTTTCTTTGGATTTACAGTCACACCCCTGAGGAGCTGGTGGCCAAGTACGATCTAAAGATTGAGAAGAAGGATGTGGACTAGCAGGAGAGCAGCACGGAAGCTGCCTGAACGATgaattgcagcagcagcagccgcagcggcagcggcagttgGAGCAGCCGTCGAAGAGGATTGAGAGTCAGAGCTTCTCCCCGCaacaacagcggcagcagcagcagcagccacggATTGTACTCAACAAAAAACAGAGAAATATATTGTTTAAATCAGCGTGATGTTAGCTTTTAAGCAGCAAGCAGTACCACCCACCACACCCAGCCAGCCCCCCCCCAAGAACTGCGATCTTGCAACGAGATTAAAGTGTTCCCGCCCCGAAAACAGAACCCTTTCCAACCATCAATTTGttaattgtaattattgtGTAAAAATTAGACTTTTGAATTAAtttgaaattaatttaaaatattcgTACTTGCATAAGACTAAGATTTAAGGAATTTCGTAGTCCCCCCCACCAAATCCTCCTGTAGCATCAAGAAAAAGAGAATGGAAAACCAGTTAAAATTTGAAGAAaattctgtgtgtgtgcgtgtgtgtgtatgtgtgtgcaatGCGAATGCGACGATTGATTTAGAGGCCATAAACAATATATAAAAAAAGCAATGTGTCCCCCAAAAAGTGATATTAGAGCGCAACATATTCTCTGTTGAAATAATCATTTTTTTAACCCACAAGCAACATTTCAGAATCATTCAATCTTCAAGGTGTAAATATTGTAAGAAGAAAGATGATGTATAGGAAGTGTAGGAACCCCCGAAAAGCCCCCCTAGTATTTATATAATAACTACATAAGCTCTCCCGTCTGTAtccctgtatctgtatcttgtACGTGCTTCCGTGCGATCCCAAAAGTTTTAAACAAAAGCAAAGTTGATCCATTTAACTAAAGAACTCTTCTATATACatactatatacatatgtaggatATAGCATCCCTTAGGTTAGGCCATACTTAAGTCGTAGCTCTTAGATGCTTAGCCACGTATTAAACGTAAGCAcacatatactatatataatacagatatatAGCATATACGCATATATATGTAGAGCAATTCTAaaatattgtatttatatACATCGTAATATTAAAGAACTAAAATACGATAAACACAAACATTAAATAAAAGCAagaaaaatcataaaaatcaTTCAAACATAGTTATCCATGAATATATTGCTGAGTCGTATCTTTGTCTCTGTTATTCCGTTATTTCAGTATTCCAAAATTTCCATTCATAATTGAAgaacaaaatatttttttaaatcagGCAAAATGCTACGCAATTTAACAATGACGCTGTTGAAGCAGCGACCGCAACAGACAAAATCGCAGTCGCAGATACAAGGCCACAGGTACGAGCACAAGATGCCCGAGCATCTGAAGAAGGTGGCCACCGACAAGGATCCAGAGTTCTCGTCCATGGTCCTGTACTACTACCATCAGGCGGCCCAGGCCATGGAGTCGGAGCTGGTGAAGGAAATGGGCAAGCACTCACACATGAAGCCCGAGGCGCGACAGGCACGCGTCTCGGCGATCCTCAATCTGATTGGCAGCGTCACCACCTCCGTGGAGGTGAGCTTTCCGATCATCAAGGGCAATGGTGCCTACGAGATAATCACGGGATATCGGGCCCATCATATACGCAATCGTCTCCCACTCAAGGGAGGTAAGTTTTGAAGATCTGTATCCCCGGAGATACGGTATCTCATCTGCTTTCCATAGGCATCCGCTTTGCCATGGATGTGGACGAAAATGAGGTCAAGGCCTTGGCCGCCATCATGACCTTTAAGTGCGCCTGCGTTAACCTGCCCTATGGCGGCTCCAAGGGCGGCGTTCGCATCGATCCCAAGAAGTACAGCGTGTCGGAGCTGCAGACCATCACGCGTCGCTACACGATGGAGCTGCTCAAGCGTAACATGATCGGACCGGGCATCGATGTGCCCGCCCCGGATGTGAACACCAGCGGACGGGAGATGAGCTGGATGGTGGACCAGTACATGAAGACCTTTGGCTACAAGGACATCAATGCAGCGGCCATTTGTACGGGCAAGCCGGTGCACATTGGCGGCATCAATGGACGCAACTCGGCCACGGGACGCGGCGTGTGGAAGGCCGGGGATCTGTTCTTGCAGGACAAGGATTGGATGGATATGCTCAAGTGGAAGACGGGCTGGAAGGACAAGAAGGTCATTGTCCAAGGATTCGGCAATGTGGGCTCCTTTGCCGCCAAATTTG
This region of Drosophila miranda strain MSH22 chromosome 2, D.miranda_PacBio2.1, whole genome shotgun sequence genomic DNA includes:
- the LOC108155886 gene encoding ETS-like protein pointed isoform X5, with protein sequence MIMPPSCYSSNTHERPNNSPPPQQQQQQQNHNTNTNNSSGNSSNNSMLPPAVQQQSSSDSNNTSNNNNSNNTNPSNNNNNNNNIDYQLAAISAIYHQHQVKEEPGTQNGSGGGGGSGGSYASGPNGSQNDPTDLSSYGLPPHLAAAYSGGAGSGSSSGGGGTASNGGGAAGDDSDYHSTISTQEHQSQASSGGNGSGNNSSGNSNGYGMDGSPDFYNSYGRGRYHDYPPEFTPYDAQPFQSMGAQPTAMDQWGAHTHPHPAAYMSTLGLDKSLLGGYTTQGGVPCFTGSGPIQLWQFLLELLLDKTCQSFISWTGDGWEFKLTDPDEVARRWGIRKNKPKMNYEKLSRGLRYYYDKNIIHKTAGKRYVYRFVCDLQNLVGHTPEELVAKYDLKIEKKDVD
- the LOC108155888 gene encoding glutamate dehydrogenase, mitochondrial; amino-acid sequence: MLRNLTMTLLKQRPQQTKSQSQIQGHRYEHKMPEHLKKVATDKDPEFSSMVLYYYHQAAQAMESELVKEMGKHSHMKPEARQARVSAILNLIGSVTTSVEVSFPIIKGNGAYEIITGYRAHHIRNRLPLKGGIRFAMDVDENEVKALAAIMTFKCACVNLPYGGSKGGVRIDPKKYSVSELQTITRRYTMELLKRNMIGPGIDVPAPDVNTSGREMSWMVDQYMKTFGYKDINAAAICTGKPVHIGGINGRNSATGRGVWKAGDLFLQDKDWMDMLKWKTGWKDKKVIVQGFGNVGSFAAKFVHEAGAKLIGVKEVDTQLFNKDGIDINDLIAYKAEKKTIKGYSKAQESKEDLLEAECDILMPCATQKVITSENAAKVKAKLILEGANGPTTPAGEKILIDKGVLLVPDLYCNAGGVTVSYFEYLKNINHVSYGKMNSKTTSQLIHEVINSINESLNRCPGSEFPEIEPNERLIRIRDCTKEAEIVDAALQTVMESAAAGIKTTANKFETCNDLRKAAYIYSVFKIFNAVESSGISQQ
- the LOC108155886 gene encoding ETS-like protein pointed isoform X2, whose protein sequence is MTNEWIDWSDSRMLPPLRSAHYNHHHHHHQTLLQNCNNNSSNNNNNNNNNSYHSFSSKFHLKAHKLQQLSTNHSRLKDVPTALPPLTPGTNRKVNEVLKASFASWEKEVQKYNITKDPREWTEEHVIYWLNWAKNEFSLVSMNLDPFYKMTGRAMVELGKEKFLAITPPFTGDILWEHLDILQKDCEKPNEDIVHGNSFESSATTASVCGSDHQVAPNYPTSNTGAEGTSNSQTAGVSSNNTSNNTNNNNNNNRLSSMDYGTGTGNSDKSSFHPASSQHNGYSSNTHERPNNSPPPQQQQQQQNHNTNTNNSSGNSSNNSMLPPAVQQQSSSDSNNTSNNNNSNNTNPSNNNNNNNNIDYQLAAISAIYHQHQVKEEPGTQNGSGGGGGSGGSYASGPNGSQNDPTDLSSYGLPPHLAAAYSGGAGSGSSSGGGGTASNGGGAAGDDSDYHSTISTQEHQSQASSGGNGSGNNSSGNSNGYGMDGSPDFYNSYGRGRYHDYPPEFTPYDAQPFQSMGAQPTAMDQWGAHTHPHPAAYMSTLGLDKSLLGGYTTQGGVPCFTGSGPIQLWQFLLELLLDKTCQSFISWTGDGWEFKLTDPDEVARRWGIRKNKPKMNYEKLSRGLRYYYDKNIIHKTAGKRYVYRFVCDLQNLVGHTPEELVAKYDLKIEKKDVD
- the LOC108155886 gene encoding ETS-like protein pointed isoform X4 — encoded protein: MSSCWGDLWNWGSDVPTALPPLTPGTNRKVNEVLKASFASWEKEVQKYNITKDPREWTEEHVIYWLNWAKNEFSLVSMNLDPFYKMTGRAMVELGKEKFLAITPPFTGDILWEHLDILQKDCEKPNEDIVHGNSFESSATTASVCGSDHQVAPNYPTSNTGAEGTSNSQTAGVSSNNTSNNTNNNNNNNRLSSMDYGTGTGNSDKSSFHPASSQHNGYSSNTHERPNNSPPPQQQQQQQNHNTNTNNSSGNSSNNSMLPPAVQQQSSSDSNNTSNNNNSNNTNPSNNNNNNNNIDYQLAAISAIYHQHQVKEEPGTQNGSGGGGGSGGSYASGPNGSQNDPTDLSSYGLPPHLAAAYSGGAGSGSSSGGGGTASNGGGAAGDDSDYHSTISTQEHQSQASSGGNGSGNNSSGNSNGYGMDGSPDFYNSYGRGRYHDYPPEFTPYDAQPFQSMGAQPTAMDQWGAHTHPHPAAYMSTLGLDKSLLGGYTTQGGVPCFTGSGPIQLWQFLLELLLDKTCQSFISWTGDGWEFKLTDPDEVARRWGIRKNKPKMNYEKLSRGLRYYYDKNIIHKTAGKRYVYRFVCDLQNLVGHTPEELVAKYDLKIEKKDVD
- the LOC108155886 gene encoding ETS-like protein pointed isoform X1, which gives rise to MELAICKTDLSATKFMLPPPALPPQATAIATGGPDHSSSSVAQFSFPHNLNELFNGFKAGHLFKSQPNNGSHNTLCHNSTFSIHPSVEPSILNSNNTNSNMRLKKNRKVTFLSSLVESKNIFIKEEPINGCKDLSDISDHEASLDVPTALPPLTPGTNRKVNEVLKASFASWEKEVQKYNITKDPREWTEEHVIYWLNWAKNEFSLVSMNLDPFYKMTGRAMVELGKEKFLAITPPFTGDILWEHLDILQKDCEKPNEDIVHGNSFESSATTASVCGSDHQVAPNYPTSNTGAEGTSNSQTAGVSSNNTSNNTNNNNNNNRLSSMDYGTGTGNSDKSSFHPASSQHNGYSSNTHERPNNSPPPQQQQQQQNHNTNTNNSSGNSSNNSMLPPAVQQQSSSDSNNTSNNNNSNNTNPSNNNNNNNNIDYQLAAISAIYHQHQVKEEPGTQNGSGGGGGSGGSYASGPNGSQNDPTDLSSYGLPPHLAAAYSGGAGSGSSSGGGGTASNGGGAAGDDSDYHSTISTQEHQSQASSGGNGSGNNSSGNSNGYGMDGSPDFYNSYGRGRYHDYPPEFTPYDAQPFQSMGAQPTAMDQWGAHTHPHPAAYMSTLGLDKSLLGGYTTQGGVPCFTGSGPIQLWQFLLELLLDKTCQSFISWTGDGWEFKLTDPDEVARRWGIRKNKPKMNYEKLSRGLRYYYDKNIIHKTAGKRYVYRFVCDLQNLVGHTPEELVAKYDLKIEKKDVD
- the LOC108155886 gene encoding ETS-like protein pointed isoform X3 codes for the protein MPPSAFLVNATIISSAANALDSDKESDLLQHQHQHSHHLLQQQQQQQQNYNNYNNMVLQSYENYPSYHLGQHHHHHHHPHHHTQQSMHLQHHQSLQQQQQQHLPQQQQQPHLPQQYGSPTQQQQPQQHPHHRLSGGSTGSTTTTSSGSSSSASSSSNTSSQGFLPNSSGSGSGSSTNSSNTSNLVGALSSSTAASLGLGYFNDMAPFGNDSGGVGVGVGVGGNAYYTDSDVNFFSTGYSSNTHERPNNSPPPQQQQQQQNHNTNTNNSSGNSSNNSMLPPAVQQQSSSDSNNTSNNNNSNNTNPSNNNNNNNNIDYQLAAISAIYHQHQVKEEPGTQNGSGGGGGSGGSYASGPNGSQNDPTDLSSYGLPPHLAAAYSGGAGSGSSSGGGGTASNGGGAAGDDSDYHSTISTQEHQSQASSGGNGSGNNSSGNSNGYGMDGSPDFYNSYGRGRYHDYPPEFTPYDAQPFQSMGAQPTAMDQWGAHTHPHPAAYMSTLGLDKSLLGGYTTQGGVPCFTGSGPIQLWQFLLELLLDKTCQSFISWTGDGWEFKLTDPDEVARRWGIRKNKPKMNYEKLSRGLRYYYDKNIIHKTAGKRYVYRFVCDLQNLVGHTPEELVAKYDLKIEKKDVD